The genomic window TGGTGCTTCTAAAGGTTGTAAACTGAACACAGAACCGACCACACAAAGGACGCAAGTAATCGTACTCAGGGGCATAAGCATGTTCGGTAATCAAAACATGTTTTCCACTTTGATTCAATTCGCAGAGTAAGATTCTCGGATCATCGAAAAAGAACATATCTGCATCCAGGTAGGTAACGCGTTCTACAGTAGTATCTCGATCAAACACAGTGTGGGGTGTAAACGGTGTCAATGTCCAGCAATATTCACCCTGTGTGCGTCCTGGTTTCACTGCTAATAACTCCTGGGTTTCTATCTCTTTAAGCGGAATTAATGTTACATGAGATAAGGATATTTGTTTTAACTGTTTTTCAACCATTTCATCCATGCATAAAATCCACAAATGAAATGGCTGTGCATGAGTCATCAATGAATCATGAAGCGCCATTCCCAAAGGTAAAAATTTACTGTCAAATAAAGTAACAAAGTGCTCCATAGATCTATTTGAATTCATTAATGGCCTCTATCACCTTGTTAACCTCGTCATCACTCATTTGAGGATGACATGGAATGGAGAGACAACGGGTGGCGTGAACTTCGGCATGAATCAAACCTTTCGGATCACGTCGTATGCTTCTGCATGGTACTTGATGGTGAACAGGTATTGGATAATGAATGAGATTGTCAACTCCATGCTCCACAAGGTAATTACTCAGACGGTCTCTTTTATCGCATAAAATTACAAAAAGGTGATAAACATGACATTTGCTTTCCACCGGTTCGGCCATTAAGTGAACAAGTGGATTTTTAATACCATCGAAATAGGCTTTTGCAATCTCCTTGCGTCTGGCACTGAAAAAATCAAACCAACCGAGGCGGGCTGTCAGGATTGCAGCATGCATCTCGTCCAGACGACTATTTAAACCAAGCTCTGAATGATGATACCGCTGGGACTGCCCATAGTTACGAAGTATTTTGGCCTGATTCGCTAACGCTTCTGAATTGGTGATGATTGCCCCGCCATCACCCAACGTGCCTAGATTTTTAGTTGGGTAAAAACTATAAGCTCCCCAGGCACCAAAAGCCCCTGCAACCTTATTTTTCCAGAAGGCCAAATGTGATTGGGCGCAGTCTTCTAACAATTGAATACCGGCATGATTACAAAGCGTAATCCATGAATCCATATTTCGCACCTGCCCGTAAAGATGTACAAGCAACACTGCCCGAGTGCGAGAGGAAAGACATCGTTCAACACTTGCGGGGTCTAACAAAGCTGTTGCTGGTTCAATATCAGCAAGAACCGGGATTGCACCAGCACGAATAATCGCCAACACGGTGGCAAAGGCAGTCATTGGTGTAGTGATTACTTCATCCCCAGAACCAATTTTAAGTGCCCGTAAACCTATCTCAATAGCATCCATCCCATTGCCAACCCCTATAGCGTAATTTACCCGACAGTGGCTTGCCCAAGCTGATTCGAAATTGCTGACTTGATTCCCGAGAATATACCAACCAGACTTAATTACCTTTTCAACTGCTGCAACTTCCTGTTGGATAAGCTCTGCTGGTTCTGCCTGAAAATTGTTCATCAAAATCATATTTAGTCCCAATAGTGTGTCCTGTTTTGAATGTAATACTCAAAAGTTTGTTTCAAACCATATTTAAGCAAAATACACGGCGACCATCCCAACGATTGATTGATCTTGGTATAGTTACTGTAATAATCTCCAATATCGATTGCTTTGAGATCGGAAGGGAAGGGCACAATTTCATATGTCCCTTCCCGAAAGATTTCGATCAGCAGAGCAGCCAAATTTTTCAGATTAATATTTTCAGTACTCCCTAAATTAAACACCTCACCATCCGCTTTGGGGTTAATTGCCGCTATCAAGAGAGCATCCACTACATCACTAACATAATTAAAATCACGTATTTGCAATCCATCACCAAATACTTTAATAGGTTTTCCTTCAAGTAGATTTTTCACCCAAATTCCCAAGAATGTTTGTCGTGCATCCTTTACACGCATGCCTGGGCCATAGGTATTGGTCAAGCGCAAAGCACAGGCCCTAATTTTATAAACATTGTTATAGAGCAAATGGTACCACTCGCCTGCCAGCTTATTAATGCCATTCACATCGACAGGACGAATTGGATGTTTTTCATCTACTGGCAGGTACTCTGGCTTACCATAAATTTGGCGAGTACTGGCAAAAACAATTTTTATATTCGGATTGTGTTTACGACAGGCTTCAAGAATGGATAACTGGGCAGAAGCATTAATATTAAGGTCGGTTTGTGGATCATTCATAGAATCTATATGACTGGTTTGCCCTGCCAAGTTAAATAAATAGTTTTGTTTCTGAACAAGATACGCCATGGCGTAAGGATCCCTAACATCGCTGATATTTACTGTCACCTGGTCCTTTATATCGTGAATATTAAAAAAATTACCACCGTAGAGAGGTATGAGACTATCTACTAATGTGACTTTTGCGTTAAGTTGAACCAAGCGTCGAGCAAGCGATGAGCCAATAAAACCAAGCCCGCCAGTTATGAGCACTTTTGCATTAGAAAATTTCAGGAAATCTCTCATACCGTCTTTTTCTTTTTTAATAGAACCACGCTATCCAGATATAAATCTTCATTCTTTGGTAACACCTTTGAAAGTAATTCTCCCAAAATAGTAAAAGGAGACATCAAAAAAAATGTAGTGAAGAGATTTACGAACACGTTTTTTGTGAGTGTTTTTTTATAGATATAGCAATTCAGCAGTTGGAAGATCACTCTGATATCGCTGATGCTTTTTCGACATTCGATTACTTCAAAACCAGATTTTTCTAATAAATATTTCAAACCAAAAGAAGAGTAACGTGCGTAATCAAAAGGTTGTTCATGTTCATCCCAGACAAATGGAACTGTCATAAGTAGTATTCCATTCGGTTTTAATACCCTGTATATTTCACTTAAGAAATCAGATGGACGAAAAACATGTTCAAGGACTTCATTGACAATTACACTGTCAAATTCATCGTTCTGAAACGGAAAGGTAGTTCCATTATAAAAATAGTCGGCTTTTTTGTTTTTCCTGTTTGCAACGGCATCGAGCTCAAGACCAATATAACTTGTAGTACTTAAAAAAAGTTTTTCATAAGGCTTCGTGCCACAACCTACATCCAAAGTTCTTCCTGTAATGTGTGGAGCCCATAGGGAAATATGCCGAAATAAGCCTTTTCTGGAAAAATAATACGGGTTAAAGAAAAGTGCCAGAATTCCTGGTTGAAATTGCTCTTTTCTTAATGCATGCTTTATTTTCTCAATCATCTGTTTTTCAGTTCAAAAATAAAACCCATAAAAGATGAAAATTGAATATTTGATTTATCGGTTGATTCAAAATCTACAATTAGTTGATATTTTTCTGAAAAAAGATTGAGAAAGTTAGTTAAATTAAAAAACCACACAGGATAACTTGCATCATATATTTCAGGGGGGACTTTTTGCACGGCTATTCGATCCCCTCCCCTCTGCAAGAAAGGTGTTCTGTCTATAATGATATGTTCGAATCTATTTTTTATAATTGTCTCCAGCAAGGCATAAGGGTATGGAATGTATTGAAGCACACTTGACAAAAGTATTGCTTGCGGATTCTCTTTTATGACGCATTCCTTGAAATCAAAGTAAAATTTTAAATTATCATTTTCAAAAAACTTTTTCCCAACTTGCACAAAATGTTCCTGTTCCACAATACACCATTTTAATTCACTTACATGGCTTAAAAAAAGTTTATTTTGAAAATAAGATGTGCCTAAAGATCCACCGAAATCTAATAAAGTGAGCCTATTGTTATTCCGCGATGCAATCCATAGCAATCCCGCTAATAAAGGCCATGAATATTGGACTTTATCAAACAAGACAGAATCCCGTTCACCAGATGCTTCACCGTTTTTGACTTTTAAAAGAGCATCCGTAACCTTTTTGAGAATGATTTCCGAATCATATCCGGCAGAAGCCTTTTTGGCTGCTTCCCAATCAGGATAATTTCCAAAAAAACCATATTTTGCTGCTTTATTTTTGTAAATTCTAAAAATAACAGGTGGAGTAATTTCGCGTATGATTTGGGCAATCGTAGTTTTTTTACATATCTTTGACACTTTACCAAAAATCTTACCGGACAAAGAAACAGAAGAGAATGTGTTTGTTCTAAAATAGTCTTCAAATATTTTTAGGGCAGATTCGTTTTCTACTATAGGAATGTGTTCGATCCGAATAGGTTTCTTAGCGATTGTCGTGTTAAAAATATCCGTTGCAGAGCAATGCGTTCCACTTCCGTCATTTCCATTATTATGGATCAACGACATGCCAGGATATAAGGTAAGCTTTTCTTTTAAAAATAATGAAGCGTGCCATCGGATTGCCCAGGAATGATTCTTTCCTTTAGCCTGATCTTTTAACATTCTTGTGTACGGATATGTGCCGTTCAGATCAAACTTTCTCAGAAGATTATTTTTCTTCAATTCATATAAAAGCTTACTTCCATCTGTTTCAAACAAATTCCAGCCTCTTTTCCAGGTAGCCCATCCCCAACAGTCAGCACCTCTCAAGAAAAACGTTTCTGGAAGCAGGGTTTTGAGTGGATAAATATAACCATGAATACTTGCAACCCTTTCCTCATCTTCATAAAATTCCAAGGCTTCATTCATGAATCTCAAAAAGTATGGAGAACTGATCATATCATCTTCAAGCACAATGATTCTGCCATAACGATTAATTATTTCTGTAACACCTGTAATAATGGAATTCCCAAGACCGAGGTTTTGTTCTCTTTCTACGATGTTGACGCTCTTAAAGCCTGAGATTGTTTTGATATACTTCCGTACCGCCAATACTTTTTCTTTATCGGCTTCAGACTTTGGACCGTCCGAAAACACAAAAAGTTCGCTAAATTCTGCCAATTCATTTTTATTCAATGACTCAACAGTCTGTCGTAAATGCCAAGGGCGATTATAAACAAATAAGGCGATTGGCGCTAATTCCATCTTTATCCCCCACACTACGAATGAGGCTCGTTTAAATTAACTTTTATTGGCTTTCTTAAAGCTGCTCTCAAGAAACCGATCATCTGGTAAACAGCGCCTTTCCAAACACGAAGCCAGTTAGGAAATTTCCATTGCCATGGACAAGCTAAAGCTATAAAAATAGTTAAAATCAGTGGATTCAAT from Candidatus Brocadia sp. includes these protein-coding regions:
- a CDS encoding NAD-dependent epimerase/dehydratase family protein encodes the protein MRDFLKFSNAKVLITGGLGFIGSSLARRLVQLNAKVTLVDSLIPLYGGNFFNIHDIKDQVTVNISDVRDPYAMAYLVQKQNYLFNLAGQTSHIDSMNDPQTDLNINASAQLSILEACRKHNPNIKIVFASTRQIYGKPEYLPVDEKHPIRPVDVNGINKLAGEWYHLLYNNVYKIRACALRLTNTYGPGMRVKDARQTFLGIWVKNLLEGKPIKVFGDGLQIRDFNYVSDVVDALLIAAINPKADGEVFNLGSTENINLKNLAALLIEIFREGTYEIVPFPSDLKAIDIGDYYSNYTKINQSLGWSPCILLKYGLKQTFEYYIQNRTHYWD
- a CDS encoding class I SAM-dependent methyltransferase translates to MIEKIKHALRKEQFQPGILALFFNPYYFSRKGLFRHISLWAPHITGRTLDVGCGTKPYEKLFLSTTSYIGLELDAVANRKNKKADYFYNGTTFPFQNDEFDSVIVNEVLEHVFRPSDFLSEIYRVLKPNGILLMTVPFVWDEHEQPFDYARYSSFGLKYLLEKSGFEVIECRKSISDIRVIFQLLNCYIYKKTLTKNVFVNLFTTFFLMSPFTILGELLSKVLPKNEDLYLDSVVLLKKKKTV
- a CDS encoding methyltransferase, TIGR04325 family codes for the protein MELAPIALFVYNRPWHLRQTVESLNKNELAEFSELFVFSDGPKSEADKEKVLAVRKYIKTISGFKSVNIVEREQNLGLGNSIITGVTEIINRYGRIIVLEDDMISSPYFLRFMNEALEFYEDEERVASIHGYIYPLKTLLPETFFLRGADCWGWATWKRGWNLFETDGSKLLYELKKNNLLRKFDLNGTYPYTRMLKDQAKGKNHSWAIRWHASLFLKEKLTLYPGMSLIHNNGNDGSGTHCSATDIFNTTIAKKPIRIEHIPIVENESALKIFEDYFRTNTFSSVSLSGKIFGKVSKICKKTTIAQIIREITPPVIFRIYKNKAAKYGFFGNYPDWEAAKKASAGYDSEIILKKVTDALLKVKNGEASGERDSVLFDKVQYSWPLLAGLLWIASRNNNRLTLLDFGGSLGTSYFQNKLFLSHVSELKWCIVEQEHFVQVGKKFFENDNLKFYFDFKECVIKENPQAILLSSVLQYIPYPYALLETIIKNRFEHIIIDRTPFLQRGGDRIAVQKVPPEIYDASYPVWFFNLTNFLNLFSEKYQLIVDFESTDKSNIQFSSFMGFIFELKNR
- a CDS encoding DegT/DnrJ/EryC1/StrS family aminotransferase — translated: MGLNMILMNNFQAEPAELIQQEVAAVEKVIKSGWYILGNQVSNFESAWASHCRVNYAIGVGNGMDAIEIGLRALKIGSGDEVITTPMTAFATVLAIIRAGAIPVLADIEPATALLDPASVERCLSSRTRAVLLVHLYGQVRNMDSWITLCNHAGIQLLEDCAQSHLAFWKNKVAGAFGAWGAYSFYPTKNLGTLGDGGAIITNSEALANQAKILRNYGQSQRYHHSELGLNSRLDEMHAAILTARLGWFDFFSARRKEIAKAYFDGIKNPLVHLMAEPVESKCHVYHLFVILCDKRDRLSNYLVEHGVDNLIHYPIPVHHQVPCRSIRRDPKGLIHAEVHATRCLSIPCHPQMSDDEVNKVIEAINEFK